DNA from Gracilinanus agilis isolate LMUSP501 chromosome 3, AgileGrace, whole genome shotgun sequence:
TTACAGCTTGGCAGGTGTGACTGACAATAAGATACAGACTCCAGAGCAGAGAATCGTATCAAGTTGGACCAGTTCACCAAGGAGTCAAGATTGGGAAAGGAGAACATAATGAGAGCTTGGTAACGTACCGGGAGCTGCAGGAACTTGAGTTACCAGTAAGGACGAAAAATAGATTTAGCAAGAATAAGGCACAGGGAAGGGTGGAACAATCCCGAGATAGTGACCAGATAAAAGACCACAGACGAGAAATGCCTGCAGGTGGAGACGAGATTGGGCCTGGACCAACCCTATGTGTAGCTGAGGTGGAAGTGGAACAGACTGAGCAATCAGGTAGAGAGAGCATCAAAAGTGTGCTGAAGCCTTCCAGCAGAGGGGCAAGAGATAGGATGGAAAGGGAGATTTTAAGTCAGGTACCAGATTTATTGAGAAAGGAGGTGGAATATCCAGGGGGCGGTCAGGAGGTCTGGATTGGGCAATACATTTGGAGAAAATGAGTATCGATGGAGGAAGAGTTGCTGAGTGATGGTGGTAAAGAGAGAGGATGCAAGTAATGATGGGAAGTGAAGTATATTCCAACTTCTTCATGTGGCCAACCACTACCTGAGTACAGGTTCTTATAATCCCTCACCTGGCCCACTGCAATAATTTTCTAATAGTTCTCTTCCTTCGTCTCTCCCTTTTCTAATCCACCCTCCACCCAACTGTCCAACCACgtcatgtgtatacacacacacacacacattccaccATCACTAAACACATACAAGCTTCTCTTATCTCATGTTTCGTAACCTGTCCTGCACATCCCTTTCTAATAGATTTACGCCTTGTTGTCCtccatatactctttgatcctccAACTCTCAGCAGGTCaatttaacctatttgcctcagtttccccatcttaaaatgagctggagaaggaaatagcaaaccattctattaCCTTTGCCTAGATGGGGTCACTCACAGGCATACATGTTGCTTCTCTGTAGAATGGACGCTCCAGGAATATAAAAGGTATTTCCCTTTCGTCCTCCTATTTCCAGCACCCAGAACTGTACCTGGCCCGTAGCACTTCATAAAACACTTGTTTTTGGTACACTGATTGAACAATGAGTGTAATGGCCTTTCTACAAATCAGGTTGTGAGCAGAAGAGGAAAAGGCCTGAAGGAAAAGGGATCTTGAATTGAAGAACCTCAGAAGCCACCTAGTCTCATGCCCTGATTTCTCacagaaagaaattgaagcaCAAAGTGCCTTTCCTAATATCACACAGGCAATGAGGCAGACTCGGTGGGAGAGCTTGAGGGCATGGCACGGTCAGGTGAAGCTTTTTTCAGAATGGGAGAGATGTGGCCATCTTTGGAAGGAGCAAGAAAGGAGCCAATggataaaagaaattgaaagaattatcAAAGGTGAACAAGTTCTTGGAGGAAGTAGGAGGGAATGAGATGAAGGACTCGGGGAAAGTGGCCAGCTTTGGGGAAAAAGGCTACCTTAGCCTcaagagacttcagcaagagaTAATGCAGAACGATGAATGCCAAGAAGGTTCTGGAGTATGAAATCAGGAACAGCTCATGGTGAGTGGTCTGTTTTCTCAGCCAAGTATAAGGGGAGATCTTCTGCTAGAGGGTGGCGGGAAGTAGTGGTGTAGGGGCCTTGACAAAGGAAGCTTGGACTTCGACTAGCCACTGTGAGGAGGAAAGAGTTAAATAGGCAGGAATTGAAAACCAAGCTAACTTCGACCTGCAATGGACCCATTCAGTGTCTTCCCACAGCGTCAGTGTCCAGCACTGAGATTAGGAATGGAGAAGGCTGATGGGGAAGAGTAACTTGGGCCCGAGATCTGGAAACACACCAAGGGATAGGACAAGGGATGCCAAGAGAGATGACTCCTGTCAAATCACAGAACCATGGGATCTTGTGGTTAGGAGAAACATAAGGGACCTGTTAGCTCACCTCATGTGAGGAGAGAAGCACCTGTAAACTATGACTTATAAGTGGTCATCACCAGCTCATTCTTAAAGACGTCTAGAGAGAGAGAAGCCACCGCCTCCACGTTAGTCAGTGAAGATTTGGGGACATCAAGCTGAAATCCACCTCTTTGTAGCTTCTAGCCTTTGCTGTTGGCTCTGCCCTCAAAGACCAGGTGGAACAAGTTTTTACTTGACAAGTTGAAAGGAAATTGGAGAACTTCCTGTCCACAATGATAGTTTTAGGGGAAGGGATTGGGGTTCCCAAAGATGAAGCCAATGCCTTGCCTATAGTCATGTAGAAAGCTGCCAATACCTTTCCATTGCACACGCTGCTGATGAGGGGGGTCCTGAGAAGCATCTCTTGAACCCAAAACATAGAATGGGAGGGTCTACCCTCAGATCTTCCCTTCAGGAGCTGCCATCATTGGGGGTGTATGTCAACAAACCATTCAAGGTCAAAATATAATACaagataaagacaagataattTGGGTTAAGGGAAAGCACTAACAAGGAAAGGCAGAGCATACCAGATGTGATGGATGGCCAGCACAAAGGCAGAGATGTGAGAACACAGTGTGAGAGGAACCCACAGCGAGgctggagaggaaggaaaaggatcGACCCTAAAAAGCACAAAGAGAACTGAGCTTTTTCCTGGGGGCAACAGGAAGCCACTCAAACTTCCTGAGCTGGGGACTAGTGCGGATCTGGGCTTCAGGAATACCAAACTGGGAGTCGTGTGGAGACGTAAGAAAGGGTGGCCAACGAAAGAAGTTAATGAATAGTCTAACTGAGGAGAAGGCCTACACTCTAATGGGGTGGGCTAGGCATGAGATTTGGAAAGCACAAAGCTAGGGTCTCATCTCCATTTTCACAGATGAATGAGCCCTCACAGAGTCAAACAGTGAAGGAAGGGCAGAAATGGAATATAAATCAAGGGTCATGAGGAAACACCAAAGTGGCTTTATCTCAAGGCCAAGCAGGGCTAGTGGTGTTTTCCCCATCACTGGCAAGGGAAGAGCTAAGCTTGGCTCACGGTGGTCTCTCCACAGGTTCAGCAGAACCACCACCTCAGGGCCCTACTCTTGGCTCTCTCTTGGAGGCTGTGGGGAAGGCAGCATGGGGCCCAAATTCCCATCACACATTCCCTAGAGGACCTGCCATTATTTTTTCTCCCCTCGAAGTTGGAGTACAGGGAGGAAGCTAATAGAAAAAGGATATCCCAGGTCTGAAAAGAAGACAGGATGTTCTCATGTCAGACCCCAAAGCGCCCTGGGTCTCTTAGGTAGGGGCAAAGGATGGAGTCGTGCCACAAGGATAATATTTATTCCCGACTTTGTCTGTACAAACTGcgtctcccccccaccccacaccctCCCCACACATCCAAACGGCCATCAGcccccccaaccccacctccCCCTCCCCTATTCCAGCCAGATTCCGAGATGGTGGTGGTGATTAGGGTGGGTGGTAATGAGCCTCAATTCCTACAGGGTCGGGCATGGGGGAATAGGATTACAAAGGGGCAGATGGAAAAGGAGTCTGGTGTTAGAGGGGGTCCTAGAGTTCCCAGgatgtggggggagggggcaggggagagagaggtGAAAAATTCAGTCCATCCCTCTTGAAAGGAGTGGCCAGATCCCTTGGAGTGAAGACCCCCTACCAGGCTTAGGGAGAAAGGTGGGGGATTGGCAAGTGGAGAcccccccttcccaccccccagcCTGTTGGTGACGCTCAGGAGCAGGAGGAAGCAGTCCGTCCTAACACTCAGGATTCCTTGGCCCCGGCGGTGGCGGCCCCCAGCCTCTCGGCCTTGTGGACCAATCGGTGCTTCTTAAGGCCGTACGTATTGGAGAAGCCCTCTCCGCAGGCTGAGCAGCGAAAAGGCCGGCCACCCTGGTGGGCAGCCAGGTGCTTGCGGAAGTAGCCGGGGTCCTTGAAGACCTTGAGGCAGGCCGGGCAGCGCAGCTCGGGCCGCGCGGGCTCGTGGGCCCGCTGGTGCCTCAGCACCGAGCTCAGGTAGAAGAAGGCCTTGCCACAGTGCTCGCAGCGGTAGGCACGCTCCCCTAAGTGCAGCCGCTGGTGTTCCAGCAGGTTGGAGCGGTAGCGGAAGGTCTTGCCGCAGGCGCCGCAGCGCTGGGGCCGGGCCACGGCGTGCAGGCGGCGGTGCTCGGCCAGGCTGGAGGACTGGGCGAAGCGCTTGGCGCACACGGCACACTTGAAGGCACGCTCCCCGGTGTGCACGACGCGGTGCTGCCGCAGGTACCAGGAGCGCAGGAAGCCCCGTCCGCAGACGCCACAGCGGTAGGGCCGCTGCTCGGTGTGGCAGCGCTGGTGCCGCATCAGCAGAGCCGCCTCCCAGAAGCGCTTGCCACACACGGGGCAGCGGAAGCCACGCTTCTGGCGGTGGCTGCGGCGGTGCAAAAGCAGGTCGTAGGCGCCCGCAAAGCTCTGGCCGCACAGGCCGCAGCCCAGTGTCCGGCGCACCAGGTGCACGTACTTGTGGGTCACCAGCCCCAGGAAGTGCTTGAAGCTCTGGCCGCAAGTGGCGCAGCTGAAGCGCTCGGGGCCCCCGGGGCCGGGGCCTGCGCCCGCCCCGGCCCCTGTGCCTGCCTCCTCCCCGGCCGCCAGAGCCGCCACGGCTGCTCCCACTTCTCCTGCAAGCCCGTTGTCTAGGCCGGTGGCCGGGGCATCCGGGCCGGGCCCGTCAGGGGCCGGGGGTGGCAGGAGGCGCTCGGGGGCCGCCTGGTGGACCAGCTTGTGCCACATGAGGTTCTCGATGAAGCCAAAGGCCTTGCCACAGGCGTCACAGCCGTAGGGCTTCTCGGCCATGTGCGCTTCCTTGTGGCTCATGACGTGGAAGAGGTCGGGGAAGTGCTCCCCACAGTCCGAGCAGGCATAGCTGAGGCCTTCAGGAGGGGCAGCCCCTCCAGGGGTGGAGGCTTGGCCAGCCCCGGGCCCAGAGGCCGGGCCGAGCCCGCCAGGGGCCGCCAGGGCGCAAGGCAGCTGGAGCCGGTGCACCTGGCGGTGGCGGGTGAGGCTCTGAGGGTAGCCGAAGACCTTGCCGCAGAGCTCACACTTGTAGGGCCGCTCCCGCGTGTGCACCACGTGGTGCTTGCTCAGGTGGAAGGACTCTCGGAAGCGCTTCCCGCACACGGGGCACTGGTGGGGCTTCTCGCCTGTGTGGATCCTCTCGTGGCGCTTCAGGGTCTCCCGGCGCCCGAAGCCCCTCCCGCATATGCCGCAGCAGAAGGTCTTCCCCGGGGTGGGGGCCCCCGGCCCGATGGCCCCGCCTCCCCCCCCTCCCGCAGGGCCTGCGCCCCCCAGCAGAAGCGGGTGGGCCCCCAGCAGTGGGACGGACACAGCCCCGTAGACCACAGCCGCGGCCGCCGCTGCAGCCGCTTTATCTCCGCTGTCACCGGGCGGCTCGGGCGGCAGCAGGTAGGGCCCGCTGGGAAAGGCGGGCGGCGGGGCCGGGGTCGAGCTGTCCTTGGGGGCCTCGGGGCNNNNNNNNNNNNNNNNNNNNNNNNNNNNNNNNNNNNNNNNNNNNNNNNNNNNNNNNNNNNNNNNNNNNNNNNNNNNNNNNNNNNNNNNNNNNNNNNNNNNNNNNNNNNNNNNNNNNNNNNNNNNNNNNNNNNNNNNNNNNNNNNNNNNNNNNNNNNNNNNNNNNNNNNNNNNNNNNNNNNNNNNNNNNNNNNNNNNNNNNNNNNNNNNNNNNNNNNNNNNNNNNNNNNNNNNNNNNNNNNNNNNNNNNNNNNNNNNNNNNNNNNNNNNNNNNNNNNNNNNNNNNNNNNNNNNNNNNNNNNNNNNNNNNNNNNNNNNNNNNNNNNNNNNNNNNNNNNNNNNNNNNNNNNNNNNNNNNNNNNNNNNNNNNNNNNNNNNNNNNNNNNNNNNNNNNNNNNNNNNNNNNNNNNNNNNNNNNNNNNNNNNNNNNNNNNNNNNNNNNNNNNNNNNNNNNNNNNNNNNNNNNNNNNNNNNNNNNNNNNNNNNNNNNNNNNNNNNNNNNCCCGCTGGTGGGCCAGGAGGCTGGCCAGCTGGGGGAAGGCCCGGTCACAGCCGCCGCAGCGGTAGGCCGGGGCGCCGGCGGGCCCGTGGCTCTGTTGGTGGCGGCTCAGGCCGGCCGCGGTCTTGAAGGCTTTGCCGCAGGGCGAGCAAGTGAAGGCCGCGGGCTGGGCGGCCTCCTCGAGGCCCGGGCCCGGGCAGGGCTGGTGCTCCAGGAGCAGGCTCTCGCTGGCGAAGGCCAGCTCGCAGCCCCCGCAGCGGTACACCAGCTCCACCGTGGTCTCGGCGGCGGCCAGGAAGAGCTCGGGCACCACGGGCGGGGGCGGCGGGGGCGGAGGGGCCTCGGCGGGCACCGCAGCGGGTGCAGGAGCGGCGGGAGCGGCGTTGTGCGTCTGCAGATGTCGCTGCAGGTAGGCGTCGGAGGCGAAGACCTTCCCGCAGGGCTCGCAGCGGTGGCCGGAGCCGGCCCCGgccgaggaggaggaggcggcggcggcgccGTGGGTGCGCTGGTGCAGCAGCAGGTTGGACGAGTGCGTGAAGGTCTTGGGGCAGGCCGGGCAGCGGAAGGGGCGCTCGCCCGTGTGCACGCGCTGGTGCTG
Protein-coding regions in this window:
- the ZNF865 gene encoding zinc finger protein 865, translated to MRSDARGRQFVCAAAADQAWLPRAGAFGRRSSLSGLPGTPTFQASLASGTPASYPSGAAGAMVGSPLDMAPAPNTEGPREPPAPPAGAPPATAAQYECGECGKSFKWSSRLLHHQRTHTGERPYKCPDCPKAFKGSSALLYHQRGHTGERPYPCPDCGKAFKRSSLLQIHRSVHTGLRAFTCAQCGLAFKWSSHYQYHLRQHTGERPYPCPDCPKAFKNSSSLRRHRHVHTGERPYPCGVCGKSFTQSTNLRQHQRVHTGERPFRCPACPKTFTHSSNLLLHQRTHGAAAASSSSAGAGSGHRCEPCGKVFASDAYLQRHLQTHNAAPAAPAPAAVPAEAPPPPPPPPVVPELFLAAAETTVELVYRCGGCELAFASESLLLEHQPCPGPGLEEAAQPAAFTCSPCGKAFKTAAGLSRHQQSHGPAGAPAYRCGGCDRAFPQLASLLAPKDSSTPAPPPAFPSGPYLLPPEPPGDSGDKAAAAAAAAVVYGAVSVPLLGAHPLLLGGAGPAGGGGGGAIGPGAPTPGKTFCCGICGRGFGRRETLKRHERIHTGEKPHQCPVCGKRFRESFHLSKHHVVHTRERPYKCELCGKVFGYPQSLTRHRQVHRLQLPCALAAPGGLGPASGPGAGQASTPGGAAPPEGLSYACSDCGEHFPDLFHVMSHKEAHMAEKPYGCDACGKAFGFIENLMWHKLVHQAAPERLLPPPAPDGPGPDAPATGLDNGLAGEVGAAVAALAAGEEAGTGAGAGAGPGPGGPERFSCATCGQSFKHFLGLVTHKYVHLVRRTLGCGLCGQSFAGAYDLLLHRRSHRQKRGFRCPVCGKRFWEAALLMRHQRCHTEQRPYRCGVCGRGFLRSWYLRQHRVVHTGERAFKCAVCAKRFAQSSSLAEHRRLHAVARPQRCGACGKTFRYRSNLLEHQRLHLGERAYRCEHCGKAFFYLSSVLRHQRAHEPARPELRCPACLKVFKDPGYFRKHLAAHQGGRPFRCSACGEGFSNTYGLKKHRLVHKAERLGAATAGAKES